The Pagrus major chromosome 10, Pma_NU_1.0 genome contains a region encoding:
- the ostc gene encoding oligosaccharyltransferase complex subunit ostc yields the protein METLYSIPFAVLECPNIKLKKPSWLHMPSAMTVYAVVIVSYFLITGGIIYDVIVEPPSVGSMTDEHGHQRPVAFLAYRVNGQYIMEGLASSFLFTMGGLGFIILDRSNAPNIPKLNRFLLLFIGFVSVLLSFFMARVFMRMKLPGYLMG from the exons ATGGAGACATTATACAGTATACCGTTTGCTGTGCTGGAATGTCCAAATATAAAACTGAAGAAACCGTCATGGCTGCACATGCCGTCTGCTATGACCGTGTATGCGGTCGTTATTGTGTCCTACTTTCTCATCACAGGAG GCATCATCTATGATGTTATTGTAGAGCCCCCAAGTGTGGGTTCAATGACTGATGAGCATGGACACCAGCGGCCAGTGGCCTTTTTGGCATACAG AGTAAATGGGCAGTACATTATGGAGGGACTGGCTTCCAGTTTCCTCTTCACGATGGGAGGCCTGGGCTTTATAATCCTGGACCGCTCCAACGCCCCGAACATTCCCAAACTCAACCGCTTCCTGTTGCTCTTCATCGGCTTTGTCAGCGTCCTCCTCAGCTTCTTCATGGCCAGAGTGTTCATGCGCATGAAGCTGCC AGGATACCTCATGGGCTAA
- the rpl34 gene encoding large ribosomal subunit protein eL34, with protein sequence MVQRLTYRRRLSYNTASNKTRLSRTPGNRIVYLYTKKVGKAPKSACGICPGRLRGIRAVRPQVLMRLSKTKKHVSRAYGGSMCAKCVRDRIKRAFLIEEQKIVVKVLKAQAQSQKSK encoded by the exons ATGGTGCAGCGGCTGACTTACCGTCGTAGGTTGTCCTACAACACTGCCTCCAACAAAACCAGACT GTCACGGACGCCTGGTAACCGTATCGTGTACCTGTACACCAAGAAGGTCGGCAAAGCTCCCAAGTCGGCATGTGGCATCTGCCCAGGAAGACTGCGTGGA ATCCGGGCCGTTAGACCTCAGGTTCTGATGAGGCTCTCCAAGACCAAGAAGCACGTCAGCAGGGCCTACGGAGGCTCCATGTGCGCCAAGTGTGTGCGTGACAG GATCAAGCGTGCTTTCTTGATTGAGGAGCAGAAGATCGTCGTCAAGGTGCTCAAGGCACAGGCACAGAGCCAGAAATCTAagtaa
- the etnppl gene encoding ethanolamine-phosphate phospho-lyase produces the protein MSAEKLEKKKTLDLRKKHIGPSCKIFFGHDPIKIVQAKGQYMYDEKGQRYLDCINNVAHVGHCHPDVVKAGAQQMELLNTNSRFLHDNLVLYAQRLQATLPDKLSVCYFVNSGSEANDLALRLALQYTGHKDIITLENAYHGHVSSLIDISPYKFHQLSDAEQNQFVHVAPSPDVYRGKYRADHPNPAEAYADEVKDIIRRVQGKGGKIAAFTAESLQSCGGQVIPPVGYFQQVAEHVRQAGGVFIADEVQVGFGRVGTHFWAFQLQGADFVPDIVTMGKPIGNGHPMSCVVTTKEVAEAFALSGMEYFNTFGGNPVSCAIGLAVLDVIVKEDLQGNALRVGQYLTNLLEKQKEKHPLIGDIRGRGLFVGLELVKDRLKLTPATAEAQEVIYKLKEQYILLSADGPHRNVLKFKPPLCFTTEDADLVVEKIDHILTELEDALGLKLHNTSNAENDSSKRKLPAEENGHQYHTGLILNRGRSPGVPQQTKRHKR, from the exons ATGTCGGCGGAGAaactggagaagaagaagacgctAGACTTGAGGAAGAAGCACATTGG GCCATCTTGTAAGATCTTCTTCGGCCATGACCCTATCAAGATTGTGCAAGCCAAAGGCCAGTACATGTACGATGAAAAAGGGCAGCGCTATCTGGACTGCATCAACAACGTGGCTCATG TGGGCCACTGTCACCCGGACGTGGTGAAGGCGGGAGCTCAGCAGATGGAACTGCTCAACACCAACTCGCGTTTCTTGCACGACAACCTTGTACTGTACGCCCAGCGGCTGCAGGCCACACTTCCCGACAAGCTATCTGTGTGCTATTTCGTCAACTCTGG CTCCGAGGCCAACGACCTGGCGCTTCGTCTGGCGCTGCAGTACACAGGCCACAAAGACATCATCACGCTGGAAAA TGCGTACCACGGCCATGTCTCATCGCTCATTGACATCAGCCCCTATAAGTTCCACCAGCTGTCAGATGCTGAGCAGAACCAATTTGTCCATGTG GCTCCGAGTCCAGATGTGTACAGAggcaaatacagagcagaccACCCTAACCCTGCCGAGGCGTATGCAGATGAAGTCAAAGATATAATACGCAGAGTCCAAGGAAAAGGGGGCAAG ATTGCTGCTTTTACTGCTGAGTCACTGCAGAGTTGTGGCGGGCAGGTCATTCCACCTGTGGGCTACTTCCAGCAAGTGGCAGA ACATGTTCGCCAGGCTGGAGGTGTTTTCATCGCCGATGAAGTCCAAGTGGGCTTCGGGCGCGTGGGCACCCACTTCTGGGCGTTCCAGCTTCAGGGAGCGGACTTTGTGCCTGACATTGTCACCATGGGAAAACCTATTGGCAACGGCCACCCCATGTCCTGTGTGGTCACGACCAAAGAGGTGGCAGAGGCCTTTGCTTTATCAGGAATGGAGTATTTCAATACA TTTGGCGGTAACCCAGTGTCGTGTGCCATCGGTCTGGCCGTACTAGACGTGATTGTGAAAGAGGATCTCCAGGGAAATGCGCTACGTGTGGGCCAATACCTGACCAACCTGCTGGAGAAGCAGAAAGAGAAGCATCCGCTGATTGGTGATATCAG GGGTCGTGGCCTCTTTGTTGGCTTGGAGCTTGTGAAGGACAGGTTGAAGCTCACCCCTGCTACAGCAGAAGCCCAAGAAGTCATATATAA GCTAAAGGAACAGTACATCCTTCTCAGTGCCGACGGACCTCATCGCAATGTGCTCAAATTTAAGCCGCCCCTGTGCTTCACCACGGAGGACGCCGACCTGGTGGTGGAGAAGATCGACCACATTCTCACAG AACTTGAGGACGCCTTAGGCTTGAAGTTGCACAACACATCGAATGCAGAGAATGATAGCAGCAAAAGAAAG CTGCCAGCTGAGGAAAATGGACACCAGTATCACACTGGGTTAATACTCAACAGAGGGAGAAGTCCAGGAGTTCCTCAGCAAACCAAACGCCACAAGAGATAA